The proteins below come from a single Mucilaginibacter mali genomic window:
- a CDS encoding nuclear transport factor 2 family protein — protein MDNKQLIEKFYSSFANGDANGMISCYTDDITFTDPAFDTLHGDDAKSMWRMLLQNKGVKVTFSNVSADDKTGSALWVAEYTFSRTGRKVINRVSAQFEFRDGLIVKHTDSFDVWKWAGQAMGFAGWLLGWTPFMRNKIQQQVRGLLAKFKG, from the coding sequence ATGGATAATAAACAACTGATCGAAAAGTTTTACAGTTCGTTTGCCAATGGCGATGCCAACGGTATGATAAGTTGCTATACCGATGATATAACCTTTACCGACCCTGCATTCGATACACTACATGGTGATGATGCCAAAAGCATGTGGCGCATGCTGCTGCAAAACAAGGGCGTAAAGGTAACTTTTAGTAATGTAAGTGCCGATGACAAAACCGGCAGCGCCCTTTGGGTAGCCGAATATACCTTCAGCCGCACCGGTAGGAAGGTGATAAACCGGGTATCCGCGCAATTTGAGTTTCGGGACGGCCTGATCGTAAAGCATACCGATAGCTTCGACGTTTGGAAATGGGCCGGACAGGCCATGGGATTTGCAGGCTGGCTATTGGGCTGGACGCCTTTTATGCGCAACAAAATTCAGCAGCAGGTGAGGGGTTTGCTGGCGAAGTTTAAGGGTTAA
- a CDS encoding RNA polymerase sigma factor, with the protein MTKPERPAPPTDEEIVTRILNGEQHLYEQLMRKFNTQLYRISMSIVNDDKEAEDIMQTAYINAYRQLASFRQQSSFNTWLTRILINESLLRKKRRQHMEKALSESTPQTQHSHTPLDDLMNKELKTILEKAVLTLPDKYRMVFVMREVQGMSTSETMEALDIGESNVKIRLTRAKEMLRAELNSYWQPKELFEFNLVRCDVIVNHVMQAINK; encoded by the coding sequence ATGACAAAACCCGAGCGACCGGCGCCACCCACTGATGAAGAGATTGTAACCCGGATATTGAACGGCGAACAGCATTTGTACGAGCAACTGATGCGCAAATTCAATACGCAGTTGTACCGCATCAGCATGTCGATCGTTAATGATGACAAGGAGGCCGAGGATATTATGCAAACGGCTTATATTAATGCCTACCGGCAGCTGGCCAGCTTCAGGCAGCAATCAAGCTTTAATACCTGGCTTACGCGTATCCTGATCAACGAAAGCCTGCTGCGCAAAAAACGGAGGCAGCATATGGAAAAGGCACTAAGCGAAAGTACCCCGCAAACCCAACACAGCCATACCCCTTTAGATGACCTGATGAACAAGGAATTAAAAACAATACTGGAAAAGGCGGTTTTAACACTGCCCGACAAATACCGGATGGTATTTGTAATGCGCGAAGTACAGGGCATGAGCACCTCCGAAACCATGGAAGCGCTGGACATTGGCGAGTCGAACGTAAAGATACGCCTTACCCGCGCTAAGGAAATGCTACGCGCCGAGCTGAACAGCTACTGGCAGCCGAAAGAGCTTTTTGAGTTTAACCTGGTGCGCTGTGATGTAATAGTTAACCACGTGATGCAGGCAATTAACAAGTAA
- a CDS encoding FAD-binding oxidoreductase yields MDKYIVKVLAVDTLTHNVKRFLVEKPAGYNFIPGQATDVAINLPSLEGELRPFTFTSMVDDDHLEFIIKIYTGHNGITEKLGSVKPGDELIVHEVFGAINYRGPGVFIAGGAGITPFIAILRQLKKEDGLAGNTLLFANRTAGDIILEAELNELLGNDCKHVLEQARNKSLPGSWVDRNLLEAHISPDAFYYICGPDAFTQAVIDNLGSLGVAEDKIVIEQ; encoded by the coding sequence ATGGATAAGTATATTGTTAAAGTTTTAGCTGTAGATACCCTCACACATAATGTAAAACGCTTTTTGGTAGAAAAACCTGCCGGGTATAATTTTATACCCGGTCAGGCTACCGACGTGGCCATTAACCTGCCCAGCCTGGAAGGCGAGTTGCGTCCCTTTACGTTTACATCTATGGTAGATGACGATCACCTGGAGTTTATTATTAAAATATACACCGGGCACAATGGCATCACCGAAAAGCTGGGCAGCGTTAAGCCCGGCGATGAACTGATCGTGCATGAAGTTTTTGGCGCCATTAATTATCGCGGCCCGGGCGTGTTTATTGCAGGCGGCGCAGGAATAACACCATTTATTGCCATACTGCGGCAGTTAAAAAAGGAAGACGGACTGGCAGGTAATACGCTATTGTTTGCTAACCGCACTGCCGGCGATATTATTTTGGAAGCAGAACTTAACGAATTATTAGGCAACGATTGCAAGCATGTTTTAGAACAGGCCCGTAACAAATCGCTGCCGGGCAGCTGGGTTGACCGTAATTTACTGGAGGCACATATCAGCCCGGATGCTTTTTATTATATCTGTGGCCCTGATGCGTTTACGCAGGCAGTGATAGATAACCTGGGCAGTCTGGGTGTGGCCGAAGATAAAATTGTGATTGAACAATAA
- a CDS encoding 6-pyruvoyl trahydropterin synthase family protein has translation MINITLCRAFHFNAAHRLHNPHWTDEQNREVFGKCNNANYHGHNYQLIVKITGAVDPETGYVMDMRALKDIVEANVIERFDHKSLNLDTKEFEHLNPTAEHIAYVIYNVLRPMVDGDKKITIVLYETERNFVEYTGD, from the coding sequence ATGATCAACATTACTTTATGCCGTGCCTTTCACTTTAACGCAGCCCACCGTCTGCATAACCCGCACTGGACCGACGAACAAAACCGCGAAGTGTTTGGCAAATGCAATAATGCCAACTATCATGGCCACAATTACCAGCTTATTGTTAAAATTACCGGCGCTGTAGATCCCGAAACAGGTTATGTGATGGATATGCGCGCGCTGAAAGATATAGTTGAAGCCAACGTCATTGAGCGCTTCGACCATAAAAGCTTAAACCTCGATACCAAAGAATTTGAACACCTGAACCCCACGGCCGAGCACATCGCTTACGTAATTTACAATGTGCTGCGGCCCATGGTTGATGGTGATAAAAAGATAACTATAGTACTTTATGAAACAGAACGAAACTTTGTTGAATATACCGGAGACTGA
- the folE gene encoding GTP cyclohydrolase I FolE — translation MKQNETLLNIPETELLLEDMLGDEHIGTSYDTPLRPNAFDMGDTEKIKLIAYHFREIMQTLGLDLTDDSLKGTPGRVAKMYVKEIFSGLDPANKPKISLFENKYRYSQMLVEKNIILYSNCEHHFVPIVGKAHIAYISSGKVIGLSKLNRIVQYYAQRPQVQERLTIQIANELKQVLQTEDVVVVIDATHLCVSSRGIKDVNSSTVTAEYSGVFLDQARKEEFLNYLK, via the coding sequence ATGAAACAGAACGAAACTTTGTTGAATATACCGGAGACTGAACTTTTACTGGAAGATATGCTGGGCGATGAGCATATCGGTACATCGTACGATACCCCTTTGCGCCCCAACGCGTTTGATATGGGCGACACGGAAAAGATAAAGCTGATCGCCTATCACTTTAGGGAAATTATGCAAACGCTGGGTTTGGATCTAACCGACGACAGCCTGAAGGGTACCCCGGGCCGGGTAGCTAAGATGTATGTTAAAGAGATCTTTAGCGGGCTGGATCCGGCTAATAAGCCTAAGATAAGCCTGTTTGAAAATAAGTACCGCTATAGCCAGATGCTGGTAGAAAAGAATATCATCCTCTATTCAAACTGCGAGCATCATTTTGTGCCGATAGTGGGCAAGGCGCATATCGCATATATCTCGTCCGGCAAGGTTATCGGGCTGTCAAAACTGAACCGCATTGTGCAATATTACGCGCAAAGGCCGCAGGTGCAGGAGCGGCTTACCATACAAATAGCCAACGAACTGAAACAGGTATTGCAAACCGAAGACGTGGTCGTGGTGATAGATGCCACACACTTATGCGTATCATCGCGCGGAATTAAGGATGTAAACAGCAGCACAGTAACCGCCGAGTATTCGGGCGTGTTTTTAGATCAGGCCCGTAAGGAAGAGTTTTTGAATTATCTGAAATGA
- a CDS encoding MFS transporter, producing MQNKNNPKTIRAWAMFDWANSAYNLVITSTIFPAYYVAITQNAKNGDRVTFFGHSFVNTALQDYALSAAYLLIVLLLPILSSIADYRGNKKIFMQFFTTIGAISCCCLYFFTKDTLEMGVIAFALAAIGYSGGFVFYNSYLPEIASIDMQDKVSAKGFTYGYIGSVLLQLICFLFVLKPEWFHITDASFPARLSFLLVGLWWMGFAMIPFTVLPKGSPNAQGHHHHIIKGGFIELGIVWGKVKNMPLLKRFLPAFFFYSMGLQTVMLVATGFAAKVLHMGTASLISIILIIQLVAIAGATLMSRLSGKYGNVRVLIATVILWIGVCIAAYFTSTDTQFYIVAVVVGLVMGGIQSMSRSTYSKYLPENTPDTASFFSFYDVTEKLAIVGGVFSFGFIEELTGSPRNSVLVLGLFFIVGLVLLFSLLRAEKSTGKNSDFSAA from the coding sequence ATGCAAAACAAAAACAACCCCAAAACTATCAGAGCCTGGGCCATGTTCGATTGGGCCAACTCTGCTTATAACCTGGTCATCACCTCTACTATATTCCCGGCCTATTACGTAGCTATCACACAAAATGCTAAAAACGGCGATAGGGTAACCTTTTTTGGCCACAGCTTTGTAAATACCGCTTTGCAGGATTACGCCTTATCAGCGGCTTACTTGCTTATCGTATTGCTACTGCCCATCCTGTCGTCCATTGCCGATTACCGGGGGAATAAGAAGATCTTCATGCAGTTCTTTACCACTATCGGCGCCATATCCTGCTGCTGCCTGTATTTTTTTACTAAAGATACGCTGGAGATGGGGGTAATTGCCTTCGCGTTGGCAGCTATTGGTTACAGCGGGGGCTTTGTATTTTATAACTCGTACCTGCCCGAAATTGCTTCGATCGATATGCAGGATAAAGTGAGCGCAAAAGGGTTCACCTACGGATATATTGGCAGCGTGCTGTTGCAACTCATCTGTTTCTTATTTGTGCTGAAGCCGGAGTGGTTCCACATCACTGATGCCAGTTTCCCGGCCCGCCTGTCGTTCTTACTGGTAGGCTTATGGTGGATGGGTTTTGCCATGATTCCCTTTACCGTATTACCCAAAGGCAGCCCCAACGCGCAGGGGCATCATCATCATATTATAAAGGGCGGTTTTATTGAATTGGGTATTGTATGGGGAAAAGTGAAGAATATGCCATTGCTCAAACGCTTTCTGCCTGCATTTTTCTTTTATTCGATGGGGCTGCAAACCGTAATGCTGGTGGCTACGGGCTTCGCGGCCAAAGTATTACATATGGGGACGGCTTCGCTCATATCTATTATTCTTATTATTCAACTGGTAGCTATTGCTGGTGCTACCTTAATGTCGCGGCTTTCGGGCAAGTATGGTAACGTACGTGTACTGATAGCGACCGTGATTTTATGGATCGGTGTTTGCATAGCCGCTTATTTTACCAGTACTGATACGCAGTTTTATATAGTGGCTGTAGTAGTTGGTTTGGTGATGGGGGGGATCCAATCCATGTCGCGCTCAACCTATTCTAAATACCTGCCCGAAAATACACCTGATACCGCCTCGTTCTTTAGCTTTTACGATGTGACCGAGAAGTTAGCGATAGTAGGCGGGGTATTTAGCTTTGGATTTATTGAGGAGTTGACCGGTAGCCCGCGTAATTCGGTATTGGTACTGGGCCTGTTTTTTATTGTAGGCCTGGTATTATTGTTTTCTTTGCTTCGGGCTGAAAAAAGTACCGGTAAAAATTCGGACTTTAGCGCCGCGTAA
- a CDS encoding (Fe-S)-binding protein translates to MKVELFIPCFMDQLYPETAMNTVKLLEKAGCTVDYNPAQTCCGQPAFNAGFWDDAKTVGAKFLNDFSEDAIIVSPSASCTGMVKNYYTDLFLNTVKHNKCRAIQANIFELSQFLVNILQFDYFGAELDGRAVYHDSCSGLRECKIKAEPRQLLEKVHGLELLPLKDNDTCCGFGGTFAVKFDAISSAMAQQKVNNALEAGAEYIISTDASCLLHLQGYIDKNSLPVKTMHLADVLASGWGNV, encoded by the coding sequence ATGAAGGTAGAATTATTTATCCCCTGCTTTATGGATCAGCTTTACCCCGAAACGGCTATGAACACCGTTAAGCTGTTGGAAAAGGCCGGGTGCACGGTTGATTATAATCCCGCCCAAACCTGCTGCGGGCAACCTGCCTTTAACGCCGGTTTTTGGGACGACGCTAAAACCGTGGGTGCTAAATTTCTGAACGATTTTTCGGAAGATGCTATCATCGTATCGCCATCGGCATCCTGCACCGGCATGGTGAAGAATTATTATACCGATCTGTTCCTTAATACCGTTAAGCACAATAAATGCCGGGCTATACAGGCCAATATCTTCGAGTTATCACAGTTTTTGGTGAACATTCTGCAGTTCGATTACTTCGGCGCCGAGCTGGATGGCCGGGCCGTTTACCACGATAGTTGTAGTGGCCTGCGCGAGTGCAAAATAAAGGCCGAGCCCCGCCAGTTACTGGAAAAGGTGCACGGCCTTGAATTGCTGCCATTAAAAGATAACGATACCTGCTGCGGCTTCGGAGGTACATTCGCCGTTAAGTTTGACGCTATATCAAGTGCCATGGCCCAGCAAAAGGTAAACAACGCGCTCGAAGCCGGGGCCGAATACATCATCAGTACTGATGCATCGTGCCTGCTTCACCTGCAGGGTTATATCGATAAAAACAGCCTGCCTGTTAAAACGATGCACCTGGCTGACGTACTGGCCAGCGGCTGGGGGAATGTGTAA
- a CDS encoding zinc ribbon domain-containing protein produces MIFFGANSTKIAVEPIEDECTNCHTAGTMDAHIFQRYAHIFMIPLFPAGKYSVSQCNHCRKVLRERAMPTGLKLSCDKIKTQTHAPLWTWAGLIALLFLAVISVY; encoded by the coding sequence ATGATATTTTTCGGAGCTAATTCCACTAAAATAGCCGTTGAACCGATAGAAGATGAATGCACCAATTGCCATACAGCCGGCACTATGGATGCACACATCTTTCAGCGGTACGCGCATATATTTATGATACCACTTTTCCCTGCCGGCAAGTACAGTGTATCGCAATGTAACCATTGCCGAAAAGTGCTGAGGGAACGGGCAATGCCAACAGGATTAAAATTAAGCTGCGATAAAATAAAAACACAAACCCATGCCCCGTTGTGGACATGGGCCGGGTTAATTGCGCTGCTGTTTCTCGCGGTGATCTCGGTATATTAA
- the thrS gene encoding threonine--tRNA ligase: MINITLPDGSVRQYDKGITSAQIALSISEGLARNVLAAEVDGQVWDASRPIEQDAHVKLLTWNDADGKSTFWHSSAHLLAEALEALYPGTKFGIGPAIETGFYYDVDFGDRTFSQDDFKAIEDKVLELAKTKSEYIRKPVSKADAIEYFTEKGDEYKLDLIKDLPDGAITFYSQGNFTDLCRGPHIPNTGFIKAVKLMNVAGAYWRGDETRKQLTRIYGVTFPKASELTEYLTMIEEAKKRDHRKLGKELELFAFSEKVGMGLPLWLPKGTALRERLVNFLQKAQVKSGYEQVITPHIGHKNLYVTSGHYEKYGKDSFQPIKTPQEGEEFFLKPMNCPHHCEIYKTKPRSYKDLPVRLAEFGTVYRYEQSGELHGLTRVRGFTQDDAHLFCRPDQVKDEFKKVIDLVLYVFKALGFDNYVAQVSLRDPENKGKYIGSDENWALAENAIIEAANEKGLPTVVEYGEAAFYGPKLDFMVKDALGRKWQLGTIQVDYNLPERFELEYTGSDNQKHRPVMIHRAPFGSLERFVAVLIEHCAGNFPLWLSPEQFIILPISEKYEDYAKKLSDELKDSDICGLIDFRDEKIGRKIRDAEIKKIPFMLIVGEKEAAEGLVSVRRHGEGDLGSMTVAELKEKIIKEITV; the protein is encoded by the coding sequence ATGATTAACATTACACTTCCCGACGGATCCGTTCGTCAGTACGACAAAGGGATCACTTCCGCGCAAATTGCATTATCCATTTCAGAGGGCCTTGCACGTAACGTTTTAGCCGCCGAGGTTGATGGCCAGGTATGGGATGCCAGCCGCCCCATCGAGCAGGACGCGCATGTGAAACTGCTTACCTGGAACGATGCCGATGGTAAATCAACCTTCTGGCATTCATCGGCCCACTTACTGGCCGAGGCTTTAGAGGCGCTTTATCCGGGCACTAAGTTCGGTATCGGCCCGGCTATTGAGACCGGTTTTTATTACGATGTGGATTTTGGCGACCGTACTTTCTCGCAGGATGACTTTAAAGCCATCGAAGATAAAGTGCTGGAACTGGCAAAAACCAAGTCTGAATATATCCGCAAGCCGGTAAGTAAAGCCGATGCGATTGAATACTTTACCGAAAAAGGCGACGAATACAAGCTTGACCTGATTAAGGACTTGCCCGACGGTGCTATTACATTTTATAGCCAGGGTAACTTTACCGATTTGTGCCGCGGTCCGCATATACCTAATACAGGCTTCATAAAAGCTGTAAAGCTGATGAACGTGGCCGGTGCTTACTGGCGCGGCGACGAAACCCGCAAGCAACTGACCCGTATTTACGGCGTTACCTTCCCTAAGGCCAGCGAACTGACCGAGTACCTGACCATGATTGAGGAAGCCAAAAAACGCGACCATCGCAAGCTGGGCAAGGAACTGGAACTGTTCGCCTTTTCTGAAAAGGTGGGCATGGGCCTGCCATTGTGGTTACCGAAAGGCACCGCCCTGCGCGAGCGTTTAGTAAATTTCCTGCAAAAGGCGCAGGTAAAATCGGGTTACGAGCAGGTAATTACCCCGCATATTGGGCACAAAAACCTGTATGTAACTTCAGGACACTACGAGAAATATGGTAAGGATAGCTTCCAGCCGATAAAAACCCCGCAGGAGGGCGAGGAGTTCTTTTTAAAACCGATGAACTGCCCGCACCACTGCGAGATCTACAAAACCAAGCCACGCAGCTATAAAGACCTGCCCGTGCGCCTGGCCGAGTTCGGTACCGTGTACCGTTACGAGCAAAGCGGCGAGCTGCACGGCTTAACCCGTGTACGCGGCTTTACTCAGGATGACGCGCACTTATTCTGCCGCCCTGACCAGGTGAAGGACGAATTTAAAAAGGTGATAGACCTGGTGTTATACGTATTCAAAGCTTTGGGTTTTGATAACTACGTGGCACAGGTATCCCTTCGCGACCCTGAGAATAAAGGCAAATACATTGGCAGCGACGAGAATTGGGCACTTGCCGAAAACGCAATTATCGAGGCAGCCAACGAAAAGGGTTTACCAACCGTAGTAGAGTATGGTGAGGCCGCTTTTTATGGCCCTAAGCTTGACTTTATGGTGAAAGACGCCCTTGGCCGTAAATGGCAATTGGGGACTATACAGGTAGATTATAACCTGCCCGAGCGTTTTGAGCTGGAATACACCGGTAGCGATAACCAAAAGCACCGCCCGGTAATGATCCACCGCGCGCCGTTTGGTTCGCTGGAAAGGTTTGTGGCTGTGCTGATTGAGCATTGTGCAGGCAATTTCCCGCTGTGGCTGTCGCCTGAACAATTTATTATTTTGCCGATCTCAGAAAAATATGAAGATTATGCAAAAAAACTTTCAGATGAATTAAAAGATTCCGATATTTGCGGGCTTATTGATTTCAGGGACGAGAAGATCGGGCGTAAAATACGCGACGCTGAAATCAAAAAGATACCGTTTATGTTAATAGTAGGCGAGAAGGAAGCGGCTGAAGGGCTGGTATCTGTCCGCCGCCACGGTGAAGGCGATTTGGGCAGTATGACGGTAGCAGAATTAAAAGAAAAAATAATAAAAGAAATAACAGTATAA
- the infC gene encoding translation initiation factor IF-3, giving the protein MALNKPNFNRGPRPPFKKKEAEHNINQYIRAQEVRLVGDNVEQGVYSLRDALAIAQEQELDLVEISPNAVPPVCKVVDYNKFIYEQKKKLKEIKNNAKQTVIKEIRFGPNTDDHDFNFKLKHATNFLEAGEKVRAYVHFKGRAIVYKEQGEILLLRFAQALEEVGKVEQLPKLEGKRMFLTVAPKAAKK; this is encoded by the coding sequence TTGGCATTAAACAAACCCAATTTTAACAGAGGTCCGAGGCCGCCTTTCAAGAAGAAAGAGGCTGAACACAACATTAATCAATACATCCGCGCGCAGGAAGTGCGCTTAGTGGGTGATAATGTAGAGCAAGGAGTTTATTCGCTCCGCGATGCCCTGGCTATTGCGCAGGAGCAGGAACTGGACCTGGTTGAAATCTCTCCGAACGCGGTTCCGCCTGTTTGTAAGGTAGTGGACTATAACAAGTTCATTTACGAACAGAAGAAAAAGCTGAAGGAGATCAAGAATAACGCCAAGCAAACGGTTATTAAAGAGATACGTTTCGGGCCGAATACCGATGACCACGACTTTAACTTTAAGCTGAAACATGCTACCAACTTTTTGGAAGCAGGCGAAAAAGTGAGGGCTTACGTACACTTTAAAGGCCGCGCCATTGTTTATAAAGAACAGGGCGAGATATTACTGTTACGCTTTGCCCAGGCTTTGGAAGAAGTAGGCAAGGTAGAGCAATTGCCAAAGCTTGAGGGTAAAAGGATGTTTCTTACCGTTGCGCCAAAGGCAGCCAAAAAGTAA
- the rpmI gene encoding 50S ribosomal protein L35, with translation MPKMKTNSSAKKRFKLTGTGKIARKNAYKSHILTKMSTKRKRNLGHTSLVSDADMGNVKRMLCIGK, from the coding sequence ATGCCAAAAATGAAAACCAATTCCAGTGCAAAAAAGCGTTTTAAGCTTACTGGAACCGGTAAAATCGCAAGGAAAAACGCATACAAAAGCCACATCTTAACCAAGATGTCTACTAAACGTAAGCGTAACTTAGGTCACACCAGCTTAGTATCTGATGCTGACATGGGTAACGTAAAACGTATGCTTTGTATCGGAAAGTAA
- the rplT gene encoding 50S ribosomal protein L20, whose product MPRSVNAVASRRRRKKIMNLAKGYYGSRSKVYTIAKNTVEKGLQYAYRDRKTKKREFRALWIQRINAGARQHGISYSQLMGKLNAKEIGLNRKVLADLAMNHPDAFKAVVDAVK is encoded by the coding sequence ATGCCACGTTCAGTAAACGCAGTAGCATCACGCAGAAGGCGTAAAAAGATCATGAACCTTGCCAAAGGGTATTATGGTTCACGCAGCAAGGTTTATACCATTGCTAAAAACACAGTAGAAAAAGGTTTGCAGTACGCTTACCGCGACCGTAAAACCAAAAAAAGAGAGTTCCGCGCTTTGTGGATCCAGCGTATCAATGCCGGCGCACGCCAGCACGGTATCTCTTACTCACAATTAATGGGTAAGCTGAATGCTAAAGAGATAGGCCTGAACCGTAAAGTTTTAGCCGACTTAGCTATGAACCATCCGGATGCTTTTAAAGCAGTTGTTGATGCTGTAAAATAA
- a CDS encoding enoyl-ACP reductase FabI: MAYNLLKGKKGIIFGALNEQSIAWKVAQRAVQEGAEIVLSNAPIALRMGELNKLAEECNAPVIGADVTNNDDLVNLFTKTQEHFNGGVDFILHSIGMSVNVRKSIHYTENNYDFTHKGFDISALSLHRVLATAMKMDAINEWGSVVALSYIAAQRVFPDYNDMADNKAYLESIARNFGYQYGVKKKVRVNTVSQSPTRTTAGSGVKGFDGFINYAEKMSPLGNADADQCADYCVSLFSDMTRMVTMQNLFHDGGFSFTGVTQAVIEQMEK, encoded by the coding sequence ATGGCTTATAATTTATTAAAAGGTAAAAAAGGCATCATCTTCGGCGCGTTGAACGAACAATCTATCGCGTGGAAAGTTGCACAGCGTGCCGTACAGGAAGGCGCTGAAATTGTGTTATCAAACGCGCCTATTGCTTTGCGCATGGGCGAACTGAATAAACTTGCTGAAGAATGCAACGCGCCTGTAATTGGTGCCGATGTAACCAATAACGACGACCTGGTTAACCTGTTCACTAAAACACAGGAGCATTTTAACGGCGGTGTCGATTTTATACTGCACTCTATTGGTATGAGCGTTAACGTGCGCAAAAGCATCCACTATACCGAAAATAACTACGATTTTACCCATAAGGGTTTTGATATATCGGCCTTGAGCCTGCACCGTGTTTTGGCTACCGCCATGAAGATGGATGCCATTAACGAGTGGGGCAGCGTGGTAGCCCTGAGCTACATTGCCGCCCAGCGTGTATTCCCTGATTATAACGATATGGCCGATAACAAAGCTTACCTGGAAAGCATTGCCCGTAACTTTGGTTACCAGTATGGTGTTAAAAAGAAAGTGCGTGTAAATACCGTATCGCAGTCGCCAACCCGCACCACTGCAGGTTCGGGCGTTAAGGGTTTCGATGGCTTTATCAACTACGCCGAAAAAATGAGCCCGCTGGGTAATGCTGATGCGGATCAGTGTGCTGATTACTGCGTAAGCCTGTTTAGCGATATGACCCGTATGGTAACCATGCAGAACCTGTTTCATGATGGTGGTTTCTCGTTCACTGGCGTAACGCAGGCCGTTATCGAGCAGATGGAGAAGTAG